CGTCGCGAACTGTCCCGCCCACAGGCGGCCGGTCGAGTTGTCGAACGTCGCCTTGAGCTGCACCGTGCCCGTCGCGGTATCGACCGCGTTGTCGATGAACGAGAGCTTGCCGGTCATGCGCTCGCCGGCAATCGGGCCGCCCTGCTGCACCGCCTGTGTGAGCGCGCTCTGGCCGCCTACGCCGCCCGGGCCACCGGCCGCTCCCGCCCCGCCCTGCGAGTTGGAGACGCCGTGCATCGCGCCGGACGCTGCGTCGGTCGGCTGCGCCATCGCCGCGGCGGCCAACGAGTCGATCGACGGCGACGCGGGCGCAACACCGCCCGGAACCGCCGCGACCGGGAGGCCGCCTTGCGCGCCGTACTGCAGCACGACAGGCAGCTGGGACGACGGAATCGCGAAGCGCACGAGAATTGGCCGCACCTGGTTGATCACGACGAGCGGAGCCGCGCCACCTGCATGAACCAGGTTCCCGCGCTTCACGAGCAAGCTTCCCGTCTTGCCGCCGATGGGTGCGCGAACGATGGTGTTCTCGAGGTTGAACTTCGCCTGCTCGACCGCGGCGCGGTCGGCCCGCAGCGTGGCTTCAGACGTTGCCGCGCTCGTCAGCTGCTGATCGCCTTCTTCCTGGGTGATCACCTTGGCCGTCAACAACCGCTTGTAGCGGTCGGCGTTCGCCTTGGCGTTGACCCACGACGCACTATCTCGCGACAAGACGGCCGAGGCCTGTTCATATGCGTTCTGGTACGGCCGAGGATCGATATGGAAGAGCGGCTGGCCCTGGCGGACCTCCTGGCCTTCCTGGAAATCGACGGACACGACGATCCCATCGACCTGGGGAGTGACGGCGACACTCTGCAGCGGCGTGACGACGCCGTTGGCCTCGATCACGTACGGGACGGTCGCCCGGCGAGCGGGCACGACGGCGACGGTCGGGACTTGGCGTTGTTGACGTTCCTGCTTGGCCTTACAGGCCGTCGACCCAAGGGCGACGACAATAAGCGGCAACGATGCGCGACGTAGGTGCGAGCGCAATCCGGTCATCTGAAGTGGCAGATCAGCGTTGAAAGGCGGCGCGCTCCTCGCGCACCAAGGCGGGCTCGGCAACCAGGAGGTGGGGGCCGAACGAGTCACTCAAAAAGTAGTACGTGCAGCGGCGCCAATCTGTTCGGAAGTTGGCGCGGGCCCCGGATCGTGCCGAGATTGCGTCACAACTCGCATCTCAGGGGGCGACTCGTGCTTCGGTCCGCTCATTCGTACACGCGCTCGACGCGATTCCGGCCGCTCCTCGCTGCCGGTTTTCTGGCGGCCGGATTCGTCGCGCCAGCCGCAGTGCTGTCCGCCCAGGCCGGCCCCGGAGCGCCCGTCGCGGTGGCGTCCGACCGGGCCAGACTCCTTCAGCTGGAAGACGATTGGGCCAAGGCCCTCGTCAAGCGCGACCGGGGCGTGTTTCAGCGCCTGCTCGCCCCGGGATTTGTCTACACCGAAGACGACAAGCTTTCGACTCGCGACGAAGTTCTGCGCGACATCATCACCGCGGGCGACACGGTGAAATCGTCCCACAACGAAGACATGGTGACGCACTTCCGCGGCAGCACCGGCGTCGTGACCGGGTTGCTCGTGATCGAGGGCCGCGCGAACGGCGCGGGCTACGTCCACCGCTATCGATTCACCGACACCTGGGTCAAGAACGCCGACGGTTCGTGGCAGATCTTTGCCGCCGAAGACTATCTGATCCCGGCTAAGAAGTCTTAGCTGGCGACCGCATTCGGCGCGTAGATCGCCAGCGCGTCGGAGATGACGCCGAACAGCCGTTCCTGGCTGAACGGCTTTTCGACGAACCAGCAGCCGATCTCGCGCAGACGCTCGGTGTCCATGGTGTCCTTGGTGTAGCCGGACATCAGTACGAGCGGAATGTTCGGGCGGCGCGAGTGCACGTGCGCGAGAAACTCCGGACCACTGATGCCGGGCATCACGGCATCGCTCAATACCAGCGTCACCTCGGCGGCGTGCGCCTCGAACGTTCGCAGCGCGTCGGCGCTCGATCGCACCGCAAGCACGCGATGCCCCCGGCGCTCGAGCGTGCGGCGTACCGACTCGAGCACGACGGATTCGTCCTCGACGAGCAGAATCGTTCCCGCCGGCGCCAGCGTTACCGTCACGGGCCGTTGCCGCGCGCGAATCACCGCGACGGGACGAATCGTTCGCGGCAGCGTGATCCGGAATTCGGCGCCCTCGCCCGGCTCGCTCTGCAGCTGGATCGAACCACCGGCTTGATGCACGATGCCGTACACCGTGGCGAGCCCGAGGCCCGTTCCGTTCCCCGACGACTTCGTCGTGAAGAAGGGCTCGAAGACTCGCTCGCGCGTCGCGGCGTCCATG
This genomic stretch from Gemmatimonadaceae bacterium harbors:
- a CDS encoding nuclear transport factor 2 family protein, which gives rise to MLSAQAGPGAPVAVASDRARLLQLEDDWAKALVKRDRGVFQRLLAPGFVYTEDDKLSTRDEVLRDIITAGDTVKSSHNEDMVTHFRGSTGVVTGLLVIEGRANGAGYVHRYRFTDTWVKNADGSWQIFAAEDYLIPAKKS
- a CDS encoding efflux RND transporter periplasmic adaptor subunit → MPARRATVPYVIEANGVVTPLQSVAVTPQVDGIVVSVDFQEGQEVRQGQPLFHIDPRPYQNAYEQASAVLSRDSASWVNAKANADRYKRLLTAKVITQEEGDQQLTSAATSEATLRADRAAVEQAKFNLENTIVRAPIGGKTGSLLVKRGNLVHAGGAAPLVVINQVRPILVRFAIPSSQLPVVLQYGAQGGLPVAAVPGGVAPASPSIDSLAAAAMAQPTDAASGAMHGVSNSQGGAGAAGGPGGVGGQSALTQAVQQGGPIAGERMTGKLSFIDNAVDTATGTVQLKATFDNSTGRLWAGQFATTSLHLYDEENALVVPQSAIVTGQRGSYVYVVDRADTARQRAVIVERVSGGLAIVSTGIQEGDRVVTDGQSRLTPDSPVRIRGASDNGGGRRGGRRGGTTAAAAAPANTETARADADDAPSARADSAGGAGRGQGGGQRRGRRSR